The following nucleotide sequence is from Aneurinibacillus soli.
AAGACTATTCCTGTACATAGAATAGTCTTTAAGTCATATATTCATTACCAGACATGGGTAGATTTTCAATGAAGAAGTTGCCATAGCTTCTTCAACGTTTCCTCAGTTTCCGACATGTGCACCGTGACGATTAAATCGGGCGCATCACTTACCTGAAATGAGAGATGACCGAGAACGAGTTCTCCTACTTGTGGATGGTGAAGTACCTTTCTTCCTTCCGGTGTATCCAGCACATCATGTCGCAGCCACCATTCTCGAAACTCTTCGCTCTCTTTCGTTAGTTTATCGATCATTTCCGCCCACCATGGCTCATCGATATACCTTCCATAGCCAGCACGAAACTGGGCTAACCGTCTTTGGGCATGTGCCTCCCAATCATCCCCCAGAAGCTTCCTCATGTACGGTGATGTGAACGCTCGCCATAGGGAGTTTCGCTCTAACTCCGACATCGTATTATAGTCTCCAAAAACTTTGCACGCAGCCTGATTCCAGGCTACAAAATCCCACTTAAGATTCGTCACATAAGCCGGATTTGGGTCCTGATGGTTCAAAAATTTTTGTAAAGCTGGACTTACTTTGCTCGGGTTGTCCGTTTTTTCAAAAGGCATTTGCTGCCTAGCTAGCAGGAACAGGTGTCGTCTTTCACTGCTACTCAATTTTAGTACCTTCGCCAATTCCTCTAAAAAATGCGCGGATACATTGATATCCCGCCCCTGTTCCAACCTGGTGTACCAATCTACGCTAACTCTCGCTAACTGCGCTACTTCTTCGCGTCTTAAACCCGCTGTACGCCTCCGACTTCCCGAGGGTAATCCAACCTGTTCAGGAAGAAGCCGGGCACGCCTTGTTTTAAGAAATTCCCCCAACTCTTTATGACGCACCGCATCAGGATTTTTCATTACAACCTCCATGTTGATCTACATAAAAAGCCTAGGAGTAATAATCCTAGGATAAGTCCTTTTCTAGCTACCCTTCTATTCTCATTTTATATTATACCTGCTCCTACTAAATGGACGAAAAAAATCAATCTTCGTAAAAGGACGGTAATAATATGCAAAAGAATTTTACTAGACGGGATATCGAATTCAACGCAGATGGCATCATTCTTCGCGGGTGGCTCTATGT
It contains:
- a CDS encoding helix-turn-helix transcriptional regulator, giving the protein MEVVMKNPDAVRHKELGEFLKTRRARLLPEQVGLPSGSRRRTAGLRREEVAQLARVSVDWYTRLEQGRDINVSAHFLEELAKVLKLSSSERRHLFLLARQQMPFEKTDNPSKVSPALQKFLNHQDPNPAYVTNLKWDFVAWNQAACKVFGDYNTMSELERNSLWRAFTSPYMRKLLGDDWEAHAQRRLAQFRAGYGRYIDEPWWAEMIDKLTKESEEFREWWLRHDVLDTPEGRKVLHHPQVGELVLGHLSFQVSDAPDLIVTVHMSETEETLKKLWQLLH